A stretch of Peteryoungia algae DNA encodes these proteins:
- the queF gene encoding preQ(1) synthase, whose amino-acid sequence MSKTDTSGLTQLGQSVDAPTSPETAVLERVPNGNAGTDYVVRFTAPEFTSLCPMTGQPDFAHIVIDYIPGDWLVESKSLKLFLFAFRNHGAFHEDCSVYIAKRIVELLDPKWLRIGAYWYPRGGIPIDVFWQTGEAPKGVWLPEQGVATYRGRG is encoded by the coding sequence ATGAGCAAGACCGATACGTCCGGGCTGACCCAGCTCGGCCAGTCCGTAGATGCCCCCACCAGCCCCGAAACAGCCGTTCTGGAGCGGGTACCGAATGGCAATGCCGGCACCGATTATGTCGTGCGCTTCACGGCGCCCGAATTCACCTCGCTCTGTCCGATGACCGGCCAGCCGGATTTCGCCCATATCGTCATCGACTACATTCCCGGTGACTGGCTGGTGGAATCGAAGTCGCTGAAACTCTTCCTCTTTGCCTTCCGCAATCACGGCGCCTTCCACGAGGACTGCTCGGTCTATATCGCCAAGCGCATCGTCGAACTGCTCGATCCGAAGTGGCTTCGCATCGGCGCCTACTGGTATCCGCGCGGCGGGATCCCGATCGACGTCTTCTGGCAGACGGGCGAGGCGCCCAAGGGTGTGTGGCTGCCGGAGCAGGGTGTGGCGACCTATCGCGGCCGCGGCTGA
- a CDS encoding cation diffusion facilitator family transporter — MAADENNLVRRIAFWGIPLAFGVMGLKLLAWWVTGSVALLSDGLESTVNVIAAFIAYFVIRYAQKPADDDHPYGHHKAEYLSAVLEGVLIVIAALLIIREAVPALQNPSLPEAPVLGLAINTFAAVLNAAWATLLIRVGRSHRSPALSADGQHIMSDVVTSIGVIIGLLLALATGYAILDPVLAILVALNIIWQGWKVIAQSVAGLMDVAVSPQEAEAIRQAIKENSQGSLGVHYLRSRRAGAATFVAFDLVVPEGMTVRDAHVICDRLELALHRALPGTRVTIHVEPENEMAHGAGVEL; from the coding sequence ATGGCGGCTGATGAGAACAATCTGGTTCGGCGGATTGCCTTCTGGGGCATCCCGCTCGCCTTCGGTGTCATGGGGCTCAAGCTTCTCGCCTGGTGGGTGACCGGATCGGTGGCGCTGCTCTCGGACGGACTGGAATCGACCGTCAACGTCATTGCTGCCTTCATCGCCTATTTCGTCATCCGCTATGCGCAAAAGCCGGCTGACGACGACCATCCCTACGGCCATCACAAGGCGGAGTATCTGTCGGCGGTCCTCGAGGGCGTGCTGATCGTGATCGCGGCACTTCTGATCATCCGCGAGGCGGTGCCGGCGCTGCAGAACCCCTCGCTGCCGGAAGCACCGGTCCTGGGGCTGGCGATCAACACGTTTGCAGCGGTCCTCAATGCCGCCTGGGCGACGCTCTTGATCCGGGTGGGGCGCAGCCATCGCTCGCCGGCGCTGTCGGCTGATGGCCAGCACATCATGTCCGATGTGGTCACCTCGATCGGCGTGATCATCGGCCTTCTGCTGGCCCTGGCGACGGGCTATGCCATCCTCGATCCGGTTCTCGCCATCCTGGTTGCCCTCAACATCATCTGGCAGGGCTGGAAGGTCATCGCGCAGTCGGTGGCCGGGCTGATGGATGTCGCTGTGTCGCCGCAGGAGGCGGAAGCAATTCGCCAGGCGATCAAGGAGAATTCGCAAGGCTCGCTCGGCGTGCACTATTTGCGCTCGCGCCGCGCCGGGGCTGCCACCTTCGTTGCCTTCGACCTCGTGGTGCCGGAAGGCATGACGGTGCGCGACGCTCATGTGATCTGCGATCGGCTGGAATTGGCCCTGCACAGGGCCTTGCCCGGCACGCGCGTCACCATTCACGTCGAGCCGGAGAACGAAATGGCGCATGGCGCCGGCGTCGAACTCTGA
- a CDS encoding HupE/UreJ family protein produces MLKRLSFTAALMTMAASPAFAHLDPAAHGSLMAGISHPLFGADHILAMVAVGIWASQIGGRAFWAVPAAFVSMMAVGFGLSVAGVSLPFVEPAILASVIGLGLLVAAAVRLPVAASAAVVGMFALFHGHAHGGELGSAGALSFGLGFLVATAALHGAGVALGLGVTRLGPTVARVLGLATVVGGAAIAFG; encoded by the coding sequence ATGTTGAAGCGCCTTTCATTCACCGCTGCCCTGATGACGATGGCAGCAAGCCCAGCCTTTGCCCATCTTGATCCGGCAGCCCACGGCTCGCTGATGGCCGGCATTTCGCATCCGCTCTTCGGCGCCGACCACATCCTGGCCATGGTCGCCGTGGGTATCTGGGCAAGCCAGATCGGCGGTCGCGCGTTCTGGGCCGTGCCAGCAGCCTTCGTCTCGATGATGGCCGTCGGCTTTGGCCTGTCTGTCGCCGGCGTATCCCTGCCCTTCGTCGAGCCGGCAATCCTCGCTTCCGTGATCGGTCTCGGTCTGCTGGTGGCTGCCGCCGTCCGTCTGCCGGTCGCAGCCTCTGCTGCCGTTGTCGGCATGTTCGCCCTCTTCCATGGCCATGCCCATGGTGGCGAGCTCGGCTCCGCGGGTGCGCTGTCCTTCGGCCTCGGCTTCCTCGTCGCAACCGCCGCCCTGCACGGTGCTGGCGTGGCCCTCGGCCTCGGCGTCACCCGGCTTGGCCCGACGGTTGCCCGCGTGCTTGGCCTTGCCACCGTCGTCGGCGGCGCCGCAATCGCCTTCGGCTGA